One genomic segment of Anaerobaca lacustris includes these proteins:
- a CDS encoding M2 family metallopeptidase, translating to MKRSCRTLMLLLVAVALCGCGLNKKEKDLQLFVTNHVAKVQPMQKEAALASWNAAVTGDAAAYELAGELTLQIRRIYSNPDSFAFLKALRESGDVRDRLLARQLDVLYHAYLANQIEPDLLGRIVRLSTEIEKNFSTFRGTLDGETVTDNEIKGILKEQTNRVVRRQAWEASKQVGKAVADDLIRLVKLRNEAARALGFDNYHTLALATGEQDVNDLDRLFDELYELTNEPFARLKGELDRNLASRYYINLDEMMPWDYHDPFFQETPMVYSLDLDVFYADRNIKELAERFFSGIGLPVDSILARSDLYEKEGKNPHAFCINIDREGDVRILCNLANNETWMETLLHELGHGVYDLYLDPEVPYLLREPAHAFTTEAIAMFFGRLSRNPAWMQAMLNLSDAQTAEIAAVSDKYAQLKQLIFARWAMVMYAFEKQLYADPDQDLNALWWDLVEKYQLVQRPPRRSEPDWAAKIHFAIAPCYYHNYMLGELLASQLHHHLTTKVLRIRDNRDISYVGTEKAGRFLKKNVFEAGNVYHWNTMIERATGEPLSARYFVEQFVK from the coding sequence ATGAAACGATCGTGTAGAACGTTGATGCTGCTGCTGGTCGCTGTGGCCCTGTGCGGCTGCGGACTGAACAAGAAGGAGAAAGACTTGCAACTGTTCGTCACCAATCACGTCGCGAAGGTCCAGCCGATGCAGAAAGAGGCGGCGCTGGCCTCGTGGAACGCCGCCGTCACGGGCGATGCGGCCGCCTACGAGCTGGCCGGCGAGCTGACGCTGCAAATCCGCAGGATTTACAGCAACCCCGACAGCTTTGCCTTCCTCAAGGCGCTGCGGGAATCGGGCGACGTCCGCGACCGGCTGCTGGCACGGCAACTCGACGTGCTCTACCACGCGTATCTGGCCAACCAGATCGAGCCGGACCTGCTCGGGCGAATCGTCAGGCTCAGCACCGAAATCGAGAAGAACTTCAGTACGTTCCGCGGCACTCTCGACGGCGAGACGGTCACCGACAACGAGATCAAGGGCATTCTCAAGGAGCAGACCAACCGCGTCGTGCGCCGCCAGGCGTGGGAGGCGAGCAAACAGGTTGGCAAGGCGGTCGCTGACGATCTGATCCGGCTGGTCAAGCTGCGAAACGAGGCGGCCCGGGCGCTGGGCTTCGACAACTACCATACCCTGGCGCTGGCCACGGGCGAGCAGGACGTCAACGATCTGGACCGGCTCTTCGACGAGCTGTACGAGCTGACCAACGAGCCGTTCGCCCGACTCAAGGGCGAACTCGACCGCAACCTGGCGAGCCGGTACTACATCAACCTCGACGAGATGATGCCCTGGGACTATCACGACCCGTTCTTCCAGGAAACGCCGATGGTCTACAGCCTGGACCTCGACGTCTTCTACGCCGACAGGAACATCAAGGAATTGGCTGAGAGGTTCTTCTCCGGCATCGGGCTGCCCGTCGATTCGATCCTGGCCCGGAGCGACCTGTACGAGAAGGAAGGCAAGAACCCGCACGCCTTCTGCATCAACATCGACCGCGAAGGCGACGTTCGCATCCTGTGCAACCTCGCCAACAATGAGACGTGGATGGAGACACTGCTGCACGAGCTGGGCCACGGGGTCTACGATCTGTACCTGGACCCGGAGGTGCCCTACCTGCTGCGTGAGCCGGCGCACGCATTCACGACCGAGGCGATCGCCATGTTCTTCGGCCGGCTCAGCCGCAATCCCGCCTGGATGCAGGCCATGCTGAACCTTTCCGACGCGCAGACGGCCGAGATCGCCGCCGTCAGCGACAAATATGCCCAGCTCAAGCAGTTGATCTTCGCGCGGTGGGCGATGGTGATGTACGCCTTCGAGAAGCAGCTCTATGCCGATCCGGACCAGGACCTCAACGCTTTGTGGTGGGACCTCGTCGAGAAGTACCAGCTCGTCCAGCGCCCGCCGCGACGCAGCGAGCCCGACTGGGCCGCCAAGATTCACTTCGCCATCGCCCCTTGCTACTACCACAACTACATGCTGGGCGAGCTGCTGGCCTCGCAACTGCACCATCACCTCACCACGAAGGTGCTCAGGATCAGGGACAATCGTGACATCAGTTACGTCGGCACGGAGAAGGCCGGCCGGTTCCTCAAGAAAAACGTCTTCGAGGCGGGCAACGTCTATCACTGGAACACCATGATCGAACGTGCCACGGGCGAGCCGCTCAGCGCCAGGTACTTCGTCGAACAGTTCGTCAAATAG
- a CDS encoding OPT family oligopeptide transporter — translation MNDANKAPQELTIRVLFFGVLLSVVLSAANAYLGLFAGMTVSAAIPAAVIALGIMSFFRRSTIQECNLIGTCASAGESLAAGVIFTLPALLFMGRWEKFEYVWVAIIAGFGGMLGVLFTIPLRRSLIVEGDLKFPEGVATAKVLEAGRTDASGIGYIVRAALAGGLFKIGANAVGLWPEVMQGATRLGGSIAYFGSNLSPALLSVGYIVGLNIAVLIFIGGAANWLLTIPIVAGMSEWPVYGADHDLAGQAVSALEYASQLWSTKTRYIGVGGMLVGGLWTIFHMRKNLVSGVTSGLKAYRQIKEGTGDIDRTEKDLPMQWIIFMIIGSVIPLCFVYQYFVQQIYISLVMACVMLVTGFLFAAVAGYMAGLVGSSNNPISGVTISTVLVSSLMLVLMMGRAAEGGPVAAVVIGAVVCCAAAIAGDVMQDLKCGRLVGTTPWKQQVMEMLGTASAALIIGPVLMLLHNAYGFRGMEGAGEKALSAPQASLMASVAEGVFKGGLPWGYFGIGMGVAVLIIALDQYLQARKYPFRTPVLAVAIGFYLPFQLSVPIFIGGLVSLAVKRYHASRRTETAELEASDRRGLLMASGLITGEALMGILVAIPIVALKQFEIDLPIIEHFTGRTMPFGGIVGVMLLAVVTGWLYRTTVKTAWAKAHPTRERKDHTR, via the coding sequence ATGAACGACGCCAACAAGGCACCGCAGGAATTGACAATCAGGGTCCTTTTCTTCGGCGTGCTGCTGAGCGTAGTCCTTTCGGCGGCCAACGCCTACCTGGGCCTGTTCGCCGGCATGACCGTCTCGGCCGCCATCCCGGCCGCGGTCATCGCACTGGGGATCATGAGCTTCTTCCGGCGCAGCACGATCCAGGAGTGCAACCTGATCGGTACGTGCGCGTCGGCGGGCGAATCGCTGGCCGCCGGGGTGATCTTCACCCTGCCGGCCCTGCTGTTCATGGGACGCTGGGAGAAATTCGAGTACGTCTGGGTTGCGATCATCGCCGGCTTCGGGGGCATGCTCGGCGTGCTGTTCACGATTCCTCTGCGTCGCTCGCTGATCGTCGAAGGGGATCTCAAGTTCCCGGAAGGTGTCGCGACGGCCAAGGTGCTGGAAGCCGGCCGCACGGATGCATCGGGGATCGGCTACATCGTCAGGGCCGCCCTGGCCGGCGGGCTGTTCAAGATCGGCGCCAACGCCGTCGGCCTGTGGCCCGAGGTCATGCAGGGTGCCACGCGCCTGGGCGGCTCGATCGCCTATTTCGGCTCCAACCTCAGTCCGGCTCTGCTGTCCGTCGGCTACATCGTCGGCCTCAATATCGCGGTGCTGATCTTCATCGGCGGCGCCGCCAACTGGCTGCTGACGATCCCCATCGTCGCCGGCATGAGCGAGTGGCCCGTCTACGGCGCCGACCACGATCTGGCCGGACAGGCCGTCTCTGCCCTCGAATACGCCTCGCAGCTCTGGTCGACCAAGACCCGCTATATCGGCGTCGGGGGCATGCTCGTCGGGGGCCTGTGGACCATCTTCCACATGCGCAAGAACCTCGTCAGCGGCGTCACCAGCGGCCTGAAGGCCTATCGCCAGATCAAGGAAGGCACGGGCGACATCGACCGGACGGAAAAGGATCTGCCGATGCAGTGGATCATCTTCATGATCATCGGCTCCGTGATCCCACTGTGCTTCGTCTATCAGTACTTCGTGCAGCAGATCTACATTTCGTTGGTGATGGCCTGCGTCATGCTGGTCACGGGCTTTCTGTTTGCGGCGGTGGCCGGCTATATGGCCGGTCTGGTGGGCTCGTCGAACAACCCGATCTCCGGCGTCACCATCTCGACCGTGCTGGTCTCCTCGCTGATGCTCGTGCTGATGATGGGGCGGGCAGCCGAAGGCGGGCCGGTGGCCGCCGTGGTCATCGGGGCCGTGGTCTGCTGCGCCGCCGCCATCGCCGGCGACGTGATGCAGGACCTCAAGTGCGGCCGGCTCGTCGGAACCACGCCCTGGAAGCAGCAGGTCATGGAGATGCTCGGCACCGCCTCGGCGGCCCTGATCATCGGCCCGGTGCTCATGCTCCTGCACAACGCCTATGGCTTTCGAGGGATGGAAGGCGCCGGCGAGAAGGCCCTCTCGGCGCCCCAGGCCAGCTTGATGGCTTCGGTCGCCGAGGGCGTCTTCAAAGGCGGTTTGCCGTGGGGCTATTTCGGCATCGGCATGGGTGTGGCCGTGTTGATCATCGCGCTGGATCAGTACCTCCAGGCCAGGAAGTACCCGTTCCGCACGCCGGTGCTGGCGGTCGCGATCGGGTTCTACCTGCCGTTCCAACTGTCGGTGCCCATCTTCATCGGCGGGCTCGTGAGTCTGGCGGTCAAGCGCTACCACGCATCGCGCCGCACGGAGACGGCGGAGCTGGAGGCATCGGACCGTCGCGGGCTGCTCATGGCTTCCGGCCTGATCACCGGCGAGGCGCTGATGGGCATCCTCGTCGCCATTCCCATCGTCGCGCTCAAACAGTTCGAGATCGATCTGCCGATCATCGAGCACTTCACCGGCCGCACAATGCCGTTCGGCGGCATCGTCGGCGTCATGCTGCTGGCCGTCGTCACAGGCTGGCTCTATCGGACCACGGTCAAAACAGCATGGGCCAAAGCCCATCCTACACGAGAACGAAAGGACCACACCCGATGA
- a CDS encoding dipeptidase, producing the protein MTDRVESYIEENQPRFIEELKEFMRFPSVSAQRAHDGDTRACAEWLVAHLARLGFDAQLVDVGGQPIVRAAAKGKASRRAVIYGHYDVQPEDPLDEWKTPPFEPTIRDGILYGRGATDDKGQLFAHVKAVESLLATEGQLPCEVVFLIEGEEESGGDALPRYIEQAQAELACDAVIVSDSTMYDANTPAITNGLRGILAFEFTVKGPNSDVHSGAYGGAVANPAMVVVQMLAACVSPEGKVLVPHFYDDVAPLEDWEREGFGKLAFDDGALARELEVPRLHGEPGYSTLERLWARPTFEINGIFGGYQGQRSKTIIPAGATAKISIRLVPHQDPAKVRDAVFAHLRAVCPDTVRLEIPYSAMSPPVLFDVNTPVIRAAEEALRQGFGREPAFIRCGGSIPVVSTFVEQLQCPVVLMGFGLDSDRPHGPNEHFSLDSFRRGTKAAAHLLRTI; encoded by the coding sequence ATGACAGACCGCGTCGAGTCGTACATCGAAGAGAATCAGCCGCGATTCATCGAAGAGCTCAAGGAGTTCATGCGATTCCCCTCCGTCAGCGCCCAGCGGGCCCATGACGGCGACACGCGGGCCTGCGCCGAGTGGCTGGTGGCGCATCTTGCCAGGCTGGGCTTCGATGCACAGCTCGTCGACGTCGGCGGCCAGCCGATCGTCCGCGCCGCCGCCAAAGGCAAGGCGAGCCGGCGTGCGGTCATCTATGGGCACTACGACGTGCAGCCGGAAGACCCGCTGGACGAGTGGAAGACCCCGCCGTTCGAGCCGACGATCCGCGACGGCATTCTGTACGGCCGCGGCGCGACGGACGACAAAGGCCAGCTCTTCGCACATGTCAAAGCCGTCGAGAGCCTGCTGGCGACCGAGGGCCAGCTTCCCTGTGAGGTGGTCTTCCTGATCGAAGGCGAGGAAGAGTCGGGCGGGGACGCCCTGCCCCGCTACATCGAGCAGGCGCAAGCCGAGCTGGCCTGCGACGCCGTGATCGTCTCGGACAGCACGATGTACGACGCGAACACCCCGGCCATCACAAACGGCCTGCGCGGCATCCTGGCGTTCGAGTTCACCGTCAAGGGACCCAACAGCGACGTCCACTCCGGCGCTTACGGCGGCGCCGTGGCCAACCCGGCGATGGTCGTGGTCCAGATGCTGGCGGCCTGCGTCTCGCCCGAGGGCAAGGTCCTGGTCCCGCATTTCTACGACGACGTCGCACCGCTGGAAGACTGGGAGCGCGAAGGCTTCGGCAAACTGGCGTTCGACGACGGGGCCCTGGCCCGCGAGCTGGAGGTGCCGCGCCTGCACGGCGAGCCCGGCTACAGTACGCTGGAGCGGCTCTGGGCCCGTCCGACGTTCGAGATCAACGGCATCTTCGGCGGCTATCAGGGCCAGCGGTCCAAGACGATCATCCCCGCCGGCGCCACAGCCAAGATCAGCATCCGTCTCGTGCCGCACCAGGACCCGGCTAAGGTCCGCGACGCGGTCTTCGCGCACCTCCGCGCCGTCTGCCCCGACACCGTCCGCCTGGAGATTCCGTACTCGGCGATGAGCCCGCCGGTGCTGTTCGACGTGAACACCCCGGTGATCCGCGCCGCCGAGGAGGCATTGCGCCAAGGCTTCGGCCGCGAGCCCGCCTTCATCCGCTGCGGCGGGTCCATTCCGGTCGTCAGCACCTTCGTCGAGCAGTTGCAGTGCCCCGTCGTCCTCATGGGGTTTGGGCTCGACAGCGACCGCCCCCACGGCCCCAACGAACATTTCAGCCTCGACAGCTTCCGCCGGGGCACCAAAGCCGCCGCCCACCTCCTGCGCACCATCTGA
- a CDS encoding FRG domain-containing protein → MATRKTKKAPLKASHRRGIGPGCNVHPAPIATLGEFFSMCSGVLRKDTEFWFRGHADLTWTLTPSALRYDTVEARNKALNLLADFKRYVNIKLPHLHKPDDELQWVQLARHYGLPTRLLDWTRNAAIALYFACLEAPASRDQDGSVLIINPRDLNRAADERLTVSRVFDAHADADRIQRYLTLSGNKNLRGPRTIAVNPVWNSERILLQQGAFTLHGSRDFTLTSDQVPSLVCLQVPAANKTHLLDELERAGINEMSIFPEPEHMCRYLIWRERLDRSGAQWCLSTFHLSTAAMISRDCASIMTSPVWRTFS, encoded by the coding sequence ATGGCTACCCGAAAGACAAAGAAGGCTCCTTTGAAAGCCAGCCATCGACGAGGTATTGGCCCCGGGTGTAATGTGCATCCTGCACCTATCGCCACCCTGGGTGAGTTCTTCAGTATGTGCAGCGGCGTGCTGAGAAAGGATACCGAGTTCTGGTTCCGGGGGCACGCCGATCTGACATGGACCCTGACGCCATCGGCTCTCAGATACGATACGGTGGAAGCGAGAAACAAGGCCTTGAATCTCCTCGCCGACTTCAAGCGCTATGTCAATATCAAGTTGCCACATCTTCACAAACCCGACGACGAATTACAGTGGGTTCAACTCGCGCGTCACTATGGCCTTCCCACCCGTCTCCTGGATTGGACGCGGAATGCCGCCATCGCGCTCTATTTCGCCTGTCTGGAAGCGCCCGCTTCAAGGGACCAGGATGGCAGCGTATTGATCATCAATCCCAGAGACCTGAATCGTGCGGCTGACGAGCGCCTCACAGTCTCACGTGTCTTCGATGCACATGCCGATGCCGACAGAATCCAGAGGTATCTGACGCTGTCCGGCAACAAGAACCTCCGAGGCCCGAGGACAATCGCTGTCAATCCCGTCTGGAATTCAGAGCGAATTCTGCTCCAGCAGGGTGCTTTCACTTTGCACGGCTCGAGGGATTTCACGCTGACTTCGGACCAAGTTCCTTCTCTCGTCTGCCTGCAGGTTCCGGCCGCCAACAAGACGCACCTCCTCGATGAGTTGGAGCGAGCTGGCATAAATGAGATGAGCATCTTTCCCGAACCCGAGCACATGTGTCGCTATCTGATCTGGCGGGAAAGACTTGATAGGTCAGGAGCCCAGTGGTGCCTGAGCACATTCCATTTGTCAACAGCGGCAATGATCTCAAGAGACTGCGCGAGTATTATGACAAGCCCGGTGTGGCGCACGTTCAGTTGA
- a CDS encoding AAA family ATPase, with amino-acid sequence MRIKDITLAWFRGAADPVSLNTKCASMLVYGENGSGKSSFVDAVEYVLKGGKIGHLSHEYSGKRQERAILNTHRPETEKTRFAIRFQDDSELKIEVKPDGSSACSGAEAGETGDWEYRRTVLRQDEVTEFIHDTKGNKYSALLPLLGLGQMELAAENLRQLAKFITQESKLREVKSGLEQLEQRRKSVFGCKTDEEIAQTIQYLHGTYCSKEPATQDPLARCEEVATAIDLQMSQFTADQQRYLALHEMGQIALVSQVVAVRTATNKLVAIAEPLLAEKLAVLESTVTFAQKLEAEKEVICPACGKSIPAEELQAHVMAETKRLENVMATYNSRKTAAGILCGNLKLLQTHLAKSSIEQWRDSLSKAGFAKNLEYGKKVDTEALRSSLNEEGLQAVEKMLLPLVTTAATDSKDAPPDVKQLSADKKTVEMAASVIEATEQAAALRRAQALLDFIMCLENSIREEIRVRSEAVIKEISADICRMWSTLHPGERIEGVRLYLPEASDKAIEIGLKFHGVNQDSPRLTLSEGYRNSLGLCIFLAMAKREAVRDHPLLLDDVVVSLDRGHRGMIVEVLEQEFSARQVLLFTHDRDWYAELRQQLDSKKWVFRALLPYETPDIGIRFSDKTTTFADARAHLKERPDSAGNDARKIMDIELALIAERLRMRMLYLRGAKNDKRMAHDFLERLIADGKKCFQKKEKDGYTPYSEALEACDKTDRLLISWANRGSHTFDLVRPEAEKLIDACENALQFFTCSSCGKALWFADADGPGYCQCQCGEIRWRYT; translated from the coding sequence ATGAGAATCAAGGACATCACGCTGGCATGGTTTCGCGGGGCAGCTGATCCCGTCTCGCTCAATACGAAGTGCGCGTCAATGCTTGTCTACGGTGAGAATGGTTCGGGGAAATCATCATTTGTAGATGCTGTAGAGTATGTGCTTAAAGGTGGCAAGATTGGCCATCTCTCTCATGAGTACAGTGGCAAACGCCAGGAGAGGGCAATCCTCAACACGCACAGACCGGAGACCGAGAAGACAAGGTTCGCCATAAGATTCCAGGACGACTCGGAACTCAAGATTGAAGTCAAACCGGATGGGTCATCAGCTTGCTCTGGAGCGGAGGCGGGTGAGACGGGTGACTGGGAGTACAGGCGCACCGTGCTCCGCCAAGATGAAGTCACGGAATTCATCCACGATACGAAGGGAAATAAGTACTCTGCTCTCCTGCCGCTTCTGGGCTTGGGTCAGATGGAGCTGGCAGCCGAAAACCTACGGCAACTGGCCAAGTTCATCACGCAAGAATCGAAGCTTAGAGAGGTCAAGTCTGGCCTCGAGCAACTGGAACAGCGCCGCAAGAGTGTCTTTGGCTGCAAGACAGATGAAGAGATCGCGCAGACGATTCAATATCTTCATGGAACCTACTGTAGCAAGGAGCCTGCGACGCAAGATCCGTTGGCACGCTGCGAGGAAGTGGCGACGGCTATCGATCTACAGATGTCGCAATTCACCGCTGACCAACAACGATACTTGGCACTCCATGAAATGGGGCAGATCGCTCTCGTAAGCCAAGTTGTTGCCGTGCGCACTGCGACGAACAAGCTGGTGGCGATCGCTGAACCACTGTTAGCAGAGAAGTTAGCTGTGCTGGAATCCACAGTCACTTTTGCACAGAAGTTGGAGGCTGAGAAGGAGGTCATTTGCCCCGCCTGTGGGAAGTCAATTCCAGCCGAGGAACTCCAAGCGCACGTTATGGCGGAGACAAAGCGCCTTGAAAATGTCATGGCCACATATAATTCTCGCAAGACGGCTGCAGGGATTCTGTGTGGTAATCTCAAGTTGCTTCAGACCCATCTGGCTAAATCAAGTATCGAGCAATGGCGGGATAGTCTTTCGAAGGCGGGATTCGCGAAAAACCTCGAATATGGGAAGAAGGTTGACACGGAGGCGCTCCGCTCCTCTCTCAACGAGGAAGGCCTCCAGGCAGTCGAGAAGATGCTCCTTCCACTGGTTACTACTGCCGCGACCGACTCAAAGGACGCTCCCCCCGATGTCAAACAGCTTTCGGCGGACAAGAAGACCGTCGAGATGGCAGCTTCAGTGATCGAGGCCACAGAGCAAGCCGCTGCCTTGCGGCGTGCGCAAGCGCTTTTGGATTTCATCATGTGCCTTGAGAACAGCATCCGAGAGGAAATCAGAGTGCGATCTGAGGCGGTCATAAAGGAAATCTCGGCAGACATCTGCCGCATGTGGTCAACCTTGCATCCCGGTGAGCGCATCGAGGGCGTAAGGCTGTATCTCCCTGAGGCCAGCGACAAGGCAATCGAGATTGGCCTCAAGTTTCATGGAGTCAATCAGGATTCGCCAAGGCTGACGCTCTCGGAAGGCTATCGAAATAGCCTTGGGCTATGCATTTTCCTGGCTATGGCTAAGCGCGAGGCGGTAAGGGATCATCCCTTGCTATTAGACGACGTTGTCGTTAGCCTGGACCGGGGCCATCGAGGCATGATTGTCGAAGTACTCGAACAGGAGTTCAGCGCGCGACAAGTTCTTCTGTTCACTCATGACCGTGACTGGTATGCGGAACTGCGGCAGCAACTCGACAGCAAGAAATGGGTATTCAGAGCGCTATTGCCCTATGAAACACCAGATATCGGTATCCGCTTTTCAGACAAAACCACGACTTTTGCCGACGCGCGTGCCCATCTGAAGGAGCGTCCGGATTCTGCGGGCAACGACGCGCGGAAGATAATGGACATCGAGCTTGCGCTTATTGCTGAACGGCTACGAATGAGGATGCTGTATCTTCGTGGCGCCAAGAACGACAAGAGAATGGCCCATGACTTTCTCGAACGTCTCATCGCAGATGGCAAGAAGTGCTTCCAGAAGAAGGAGAAAGATGGATACACCCCTTACTCCGAGGCACTTGAGGCGTGCGACAAAACAGACCGACTCCTCATCTCATGGGCCAACCGTGGATCCCACACGTTCGACCTTGTCCGGCCAGAGGCAGAGAAGCTGATAGATGCGTGCGAGAACGCGCTTCAGTTCTTCACATGCTCCTCGTGTGGTAAGGCACTCTGGTTTGCCGATGCCGACGGACCAGGGTATTGCCAATGTCAATGCGGTGAGATTCGGTGGCGCTATACCTAA